One Engystomops pustulosus chromosome 7, aEngPut4.maternal, whole genome shotgun sequence DNA window includes the following coding sequences:
- the LOC140069002 gene encoding protein kinase C delta type-like — protein sequence MGSSKKIKEDPNGGKKRSREALSSSEPPKKKPCPEREQGKEAEKALKNRKRPVSPFTGPSQKRMRCGSKAEEEKEPKPGPSKVTPPDSGATMNTKRYTGKEVIGQGSFGQVVKVWDVIKKCHIAIKTVPRGKSSSAEMSLRTEQEVLEIAIGNPFLIHSHLSFATKKLWYFAMEFASGGDLLTHLKTSGRLPKSSVKFYAAEITSGIQFLHRKGYIHRDIKPSNILIASSGHVKLADFGLAVKKTQGICGKAGTPRYVAPEVLSGKAYNLAADWYSFGVVLFQLATGLPSSRCIPSAFPSYGLHRDTANIIKELLDDNPNTRLGLNSCIRSHPFFKGINWEDLEQLRITPPYIPGESKS from the coding sequence ATGGGATcttcaaaaaaaattaaagaagacCCAAATGGAGGTAAGAAGAGGAGTAGGGAGGCACTCTCATCATCAGAGCCCCCAAAGAAGAAGCCTTGCCCAGAGAGGGAGCAAGGCAAAGAGGCTGAAAAAGCCCTAAAAAACAGAAAAAGGCCAGTAAGTCCTTTTACTGGTCCTTCTCAGAAGAGGATGAGATGCGGGTCAAAGGCTGAGGAAGAGAAGGAGCCCAAGCCTGGACCTAGCAAAGTGACCCCCCCTGATAGTGGGGCTACCATGAATACGAAAAGATACACAGGAAAAGAGGTCATAGGACAGGGAAGCTTTGGACAAGTGGTGAAAGTCTGGGATGTGATAAAAAAATGCCATATTGCCATAAAAACTGTCCCCAGAGGAAAGTCATCATCGGCTGAGATGTCTCTGCGCACGGAGCAGGAGGTCTTAGAAATAGCAATTGGAAACCCATTCCTTATCCACAGCCATCTGTCCTTTGCCACCAAAAAACTCTGGTACTTTGCAATGGAGTTCGCCTCTGGTGGAGATTTACTAACTCATCTTAAAACCAGCGGACGTCTCCCTAAATCAAGTGTAAAATTTTACGCAGCAGAGATCACCTCCGGCATCCAATTCCTGCATAGAAAAGGATATATCCACAGGGATATAAAACCCTCAAATATCCTCATTGCCAGCTCTGGACATGTGAAACTGGCAGATTTTGGCCTGGCAGTAAAGAAAACACAAGGTATTTGTGGAAAAGCTGGTACTCCCAGATACGTAGCTCCAGAGGTTCTTTCCGGAAAAGCTTACAATTTAGCAGCGGACTGGTATTCTTTTGGGGTTGTGCTCTTCCAGCTGGCCACAGGACTCCCCAGCTCCCGCTGTATCCCATCAGCTTTCCCATCCTATGGCCTTCATAGAGACACTGCAAATATCATCAAGGAGCTGCTGGATGACAATCCCAATACACGATTAGGACTCAACAGTTGTATTAGATCTCATCCATTTTTCAAGGGCATCAATTGGGAAGACCTGGAGCAGCTGCGTATAACACCACCATATATCCCCGGAGAATCAAAATCCTGA